Genomic segment of Umezawaea sp. Da 62-37:
CGCCCGCGTCAACGCCACGTAAAGATCACTCGCCCCCCGCGGCGACTCCTCCAGGATCCCCGCCGGTTCCACCACCACGACCGCGTCGAACTCCAGCCCCTTCGCGTCGACCACCCCGAGCACCATGACCCGCGCGTCCAACGCCGCCGACTGGTTGCCCACCGCGGCGCCGGGGACCGCCGCCGTGATCGCCTCGCCCAGTTCGACCAGCAGGGCCGAGGGCACGATCACCGCCAGCTTCCCCTCCCCGATCTCCGCCGCCTCCCGAGCCACCAGCGCGGGCAGCTCGGCGCTCAGATCGCGGACCTGGACGTGCCACGGCTCCACCCCGCTGTCCCGCACCGACGTGGGCGGCACCAGTTCGGGGTCGACGCTCGCCAGCACGTCCGCCGCCACGGCCATGATCTCCGAGGGCGTCCGGTAGTTCACCGTCAGCTCGGTCAACTTCCACCGGTCCATCACGTACGGCGACAGCACCTGACCCCACGACGTCGCGCCCGCGATGTCGCCGGTCTGCGCGATGTCCCCGACGACGGTCATGGACTTGCTCGGGCAGCGGCGCATCAGCGTCCGCCACGCCATCGCCGACAGCTCCTGCGCCTCGTCCACGATGATGTGCCCGAACGTCCACGTCCGGTCGGCCGCCGCGCGTTCGGCGGCGGTCTCGTAGGTCTCGCCGCCGTGCCGCTCGGCGAGCCGGTAGGCGTCCATCAGGTCGTGCGCCATCAGGATCTCGGGGTCGGCGTCGTCCTCCAGGTCGAGGATGTCGAGCACGCCCTGGGCGTACTCGGTCGCCTGCCGCCGCTGGCGTTCGGCCTTCGCCTTGGCGTCGGCGTCGTCCTCGCCCAGCAGTTCCGCCGCCTCGTCCAGCAGCGGCACGTCGGCGGGCGTCCACTCGGCGTCGACCTCGCGCAGCAGCAGCGCCCGCTCCTCCTTGCTCATCCGCGGCGCGGCGGCGGCGAGCCGCTTGGCCGAGGAGAACAGCTCGGACAGCAGCTGCTGCGGGGTCAGCGCGGGCCACAGCCGGGCCAGCGCCCGCTGGACGTTCTCGTCCTCGCGCAGCTCGCGGCGGATCTCGTCGATGTCGTCGGCGTCGAGCAGGTGCCTGCCCAGCTTGTTGACGGCCTGGTTCGCCATCGTGGAGATCATCTCCCGGACGAACGTCCGCCTGGCCTCGTTGTGCGGCCTGCGGGTGCGCCGCGCCCGGCCGCGCGCCTCGGTGATGGCCCGCCGGTCCAGCCGCAGGGTCTCCTGCTCGAACGGCACCTCGATCATGCCCGGCGCCTCCTGCCGGTCCTTGATCGCGTGCGAGATCACCTCCGCCATCGTGATGCGGCCCTTGATCGCGGCGGCTTCCGGGGACTCGCGGCCGACCGCGTTCAGACCTGGGTACAGCTCGCCGACGGTCGACAGCAGCACGCCGGTCTCGCCCAGCGACGGCAGCACCTGGCCGATGTAGCGCAGGAACGTCGCGTTCGGGCCGACCACGAGCACGCCGCGCTTCGCGAGCTGCCTGCGGTGGGTGTAGAGCAGGTAGGCCGCGCGGTGCAGCGCCACCGCCGTCTTGCCGGTGCCCGGACCGCCCTGCACGACGACGACGCCGTTCAGCTCGGTGCGGATGATCCTGTCCTGCTCGGCCTGGATGGTCGCGACGATGTCGCTCATCTGGCCGGTGCGGTTCGCGTTCACCGCGGCGAGCAGCGTCGCCTCGCCGGTCAGGCCCTCGTTGCGGCTCGGCTCGGTCGAGTTGATGTCCAGGACCTCGTCGTCGTACGCCACGACGGTGCGCTGCTTGGTGCGCATGTGCCTGCGCCTGCGCACGCCGTCGGGCGACGCCGCGGTCGCCAGGTAGAACGGCCTCGCCGCGGGGGCGCGCCAGTCCATCAGCAGCGGCTCGTACTCCTTGTCCTCGTCGAACAACCCGATGCGACCGATGTAGAACCGCTCGCCCTCGTGGAAGTCCAGCCTGCCGAAGCAGAGACCGTTCTCGACGGCGCTGTACTGGGCCAACTGGTCCGAGTACATGGCCACCGAGGTGTCCCGCTCCGAACGCATCTGGTGCGTGCCACCGGTTTGCCGGAGTGATCCGGCCAGTCGCTTCGAGCTCTGCTCGCGGAGGTCGTCCAGCCTGCCGTACAGCATCGACACGTACTCCTGCTCCGCGGAGATTTCCTGGAGCCGGGAGTCATCGGAGGGGCTTGACAACGTGCCTCATTTCTCGATACCGTCTTTTGTCGTCAGGTTTTTTGGCCTGACTATTCTGCGTGCCCCCAGAGTGCGCGCGCAGAACATCTAATCTACACCCCGGAAGGCCCTCTCAGCGCCGTACCTCGTGATGCGCGTAGGCCTTCAGCAACAATTCGGCCAACTGGCCGCGTTCCCCCGCCGTCAGGCCCTCGAACAGCCGGTCGTCGATCTCCGCGGCCACGCCGAGCCGCGCGCCCAGCCGCGTCCGCCCCGGTCCGGTGATCTCCACGGCGTACCGCCTGCGGTCCCGCGCGTCGCGGTGCCTGCTCGCGAGGTCGGCCCGCTCCAGGTCGTCGAGCAGCGTCACCAGGTCGCTCGCGTCGATGCGCAGCGCGTCGCTGATCTCCTTCTGCGAACACGGCCCGCTCTCCGCCAGCAGGGCCAGCACCGACACGTGCGGCGCCCGCAGGCCGTCCTCGCCGACCGCCGCGCTGATCCTCCTGGCCTGCTTGGACAGCTGGAGCACCAGGTAACCGGAGTGGCGCCGCAGCCGTTCGATGCTCATGGCGGCCAATCATAAGAACGCCCCATGATCGGACACCGCACGGATTGCCGGACCCGCAGGGGACGGCGGGCGGGCCGGAGGGCGGCGGCGACCACGCGGCCGCCCTCCGGGTCTACAGGGCGCTGTCCGCCAGCGCGTCCGCGACGTAGGTGCCGATGCCCGCCATGCCGCGCTCGTTCGGGTGCAGGGGAGCGGCGGCCGTCGTCGGCAGGAAGCCCTCGAACCAGCGGTCCGGGACCGGCGCGCACACGTCGTGCCCGGCACTGGGCGGCGCGATGTCCACGAACTCCGCGTCGTGCGCCGCGGCCTCGCTCGCGAACACGCCGTTGAGCCGGTCAACACCGGCCTGGAGGTAGTCGGAGTCGCGACCCCACAGCGGCTGCTCCGGGTAGCACCCGCCGGGCCGGATGTAGGTGCCGTAGCCGACCACCACGACCTCCGCCAGCGGCGAGCGGGCGTGGACGCCGTCCAGCACCGCCCCGAACTCCGCGGCGAACGCGTCGATCCTGACCGCGAGCCGATCGGTGCCGCCCGCGGTGAGCCGGGCCTCGCACGACACGCCGACGGGTTCGGGCAGCGGGTTCACGCAGCCGAGCGCCGTGGCCACCAGGCCGATGTCGTTGCCGCCGATGGTGAGCGTCACCAGGTCGGTCGTCGGGGTCAGCGCGTCGAACTGCGGCGGCACCGCCCCGAGGAACGTGGTCTGGCCGCCCTCGAGGTCGTCGGCCACGGCCCCCGAGCAGGTCACGTCGCGGAACGCCGCCACGCCGAGGGCCGAGGCCAGCACCGACGGCCAGTTCCGGGAGGACCGCAGGCAGCCGGGGCTCGACTCGTCCTGGTCCGGGATCAGCGGCCCGGAGGCCGCGGAGTCGCCGAGGGCGACGTACTCGGCGAAGCGCGGCGCGGCGGACGCCGTGCCGGTCGTGGCTGTGATGGACAACGCCGCCAACAGCACCGGTAGCAGCCTGCGCACGGATTCCTCCAGGGTGTCGCCAACTGGCCTCGATCACATGATGTGGCCAACACCGCTCCGGCGCGTCCGGGAGTCCACGCAGCACCCGATAGGGGTGCTTGGACGGGCACGGGCACACCTCGCTCGACGCGGGCACCGAGCTTTCGATCAGCCTTCGCCCTTCGATGGGGATGGCGCCGCCGCGGGATGGCGACCCGGTGCGGGTGCGGGACGAACTGGACCGGCCTGCCCGACACCACCCACGGCGCACCGCTGCCCAGCGGCACGTCCACCCGGACACGGCGGACCGCTGGTCGGTCGGTCGTCGCGCTGACTGGGCAGGGCTCCGGTCCACGGCGCACCGCCGCCCAGCGATGTCCACGCGGATACGGCGGACCGCAGGCCGCCGGGTCGTCCCGGTGACCGGGCAGGGTCACTGCCTACAGCGCGCCGCCGCTCAGCGGCACTTTCACGCGGACATGGCGGACCGCCGGCTGCCCGGTCGTCGCGCCAACCAGGGAGGACCCAGGCTCACGGCGCACCGGCCGCGCGGACACGGCGGACAGCCAGCCGCTTGGTCGTCGCGCCGACCGGGCAGGGCCCCGGCCCACAGCGCACCACCGCCCGGCCGCCCGGCAAGCCGCGCGTCCACCCGGACACCCGGACACGGCGTAACCCACCGGCCGCCTCCGGTCGTCACGCCGGACAGGCCCGGCCCCAACGCATCAGCCCCCCGCAGGCAGCACGCCGTGTGATCGGACTACCCCTGAAGGGCGGTACCGGCGGGGCAGCGGGGTGAACCGCTCCTGCCGGGCTCCGGTGCACGGCACTCTGGGCGGGTGAGGGATCTGCGTCGGGAGTTCGTGCGGCTGTGCCGGTGCGTGGTGACCGGGCCGAGGTGGCAGCTGGTGATCGTGGTCGTCGTGTCGGCCTGGTCGTGCGCGTGGATCCTCGGGCAGGTCGGGGGGACGCCGACCTCACCCCTCGCCGTCCTGCGCGGGCCCCTGGACTGGGCGGGCGTCCCCATCGGCTGGCTGGACGCGGTCGGCGGGTGGATCCGCGAGCGGCAGGACGTGCTCGCCGGGCTCGCGGTCGTGGCCGGGCTGCTCTGGGCGGTCACCACGGAGCGCGGCAGGCTGGCCGCCCCGACGGGCTGGTTCGCGGTGCTGGTCGCGGCCGAGGCGATCGGGTACGCGGCGGCGGTGCACCGGGCGCTGATCACCCTCGCGGTCGTGATCGGCGTGTTCGCCCTGCTGTCCTGCGCCGGGCGCCGGGCGTTCGTGGTCGACCGGATCGCGCTGCTGCCCAGGGGTGTCCTGCACGCGGGCGCGACGGCCGTGACGCTGTCGGCCGTGGTGCCGCTCATCGCGCCGGGCCTGCTCGTCGCCGGGCTCATGCGGCCGTACGTGACCCGGCCGCCGCGGCTCGACCCGACCCGGCCGCACATCCCCCGCCAGCGCGCCCGCCCGGCCGTGAGCCCGGCTGAGGAGCACCGCTCCGCCTGAGCGCGTGGAATCGCTCCCACGTATGGCTTCCGGGCATCCGGAGGCCTTCCAGGCCCTGGACTCCTGCCCGACCGGGCACTCGAACGGGTGTTACTGCCTGAAGTCACCCGATAGGGGGACGTGTCCAGGCGTGGCGTGGGCAAGTTCTCTGTAACAAAGGCCTCTCCGAGGTCGATAAGAACTTTCGCCCGTTCACCCGAAAGGTTCACATACCCGGATCGCCCTTTGTCGGCAGCCCCTGTAATGGGGGCCAAACGAGCGATGCAGGAGGAGGATACGGGTGGATTTCCACCGATTTGGATCACGCATGCGCAGGTGGCGAAGGGTGTGGACGCTCCGAGGAATGCGATAATGACTCACTGTCGGCCACTCACGAGTTAATCTCGTGGTGGCAAGGTGAAAATGCGGTACCCCCGAGCCAAGAGTCCAGGGAAAGTCGCGCTGGTCCTACTGGTCCGTAACTTTTAAGGATGCACACGTGCCTGACAATCCCGCCAGAGGACGACTCGCCAGAGTCATGCGTCGGCAGCCCGTCCAGCAGCGAGGGGCGGCGACCGTGACCGCGATACTGGACGCCTGCTCGACGCTGCTCAACGAGCAGGACTACGACGACATCACCACGGCGCGGATCGTCGAGCTGGCGGGCGTGCCGATCGGCTCGTTCTACCAGTACTTCCCGGACAAGCGGTCCGTCGTGCACGCGCTCGCGCTGCGCGGCATGGAGCAGTACCTGGCCGAGGTCGACGTCCTGTTCGAGGGCGGCACGCTGTCCGACGACTGGCGCGAGGCCATGGGCCAGGTCGTCGGCGTCTACATGCGGATGCTGGTCGACGTGCCCGGTTTCGGGCGGATCAGGTTCAGCGACCTGCTCGACGGGCACCGCCTCGACTCGAGCGTCGACCAGTACGAGCTGATGGCCGAGAGGCTGGCGGAGCTGTTCGTCGACCGGTTCGGCGCGCCGGGCGACGGGCCGGTGCGGCTGACGTTCCGGATGGCCGCGCAGACCGCGGACAGCCTGTTCACCCTCGCCTCCCAGCTCTCCGGCGACGACCGCTTCCACGTGCTGCGCAAGGCCGACCAGGTGATCTCCACGATGCTCGCCGAGGTGCTCGACCCGAGCTGACTTGCCCTTCCCCACGAGGTGGTGTGGGCTTGCCGGGTGACGAGCGACGAGTTCGACGTGATCGTGATCGGTGGCGGCCCGGTGGGGGAGAACGCGGCGGGGCGCACCGCCGCAGGAGGCCTGCGGACCGCTCTGGTGGAGGCCGAACTGTTCGGCGGCGAGTGCTCCTACTGGGCGTGCATGCCGAGCAAGGCGCTGC
This window contains:
- a CDS encoding MarR family winged helix-turn-helix transcriptional regulator → MSIERLRRHSGYLVLQLSKQARRISAAVGEDGLRAPHVSVLALLAESGPCSQKEISDALRIDASDLVTLLDDLERADLASRHRDARDRRRYAVEITGPGRTRLGARLGVAAEIDDRLFEGLTAGERGQLAELLLKAYAHHEVRR
- a CDS encoding SGNH/GDSL hydrolase family protein, whose amino-acid sequence is MRRLLPVLLAALSITATTGTASAAPRFAEYVALGDSAASGPLIPDQDESSPGCLRSSRNWPSVLASALGVAAFRDVTCSGAVADDLEGGQTTFLGAVPPQFDALTPTTDLVTLTIGGNDIGLVATALGCVNPLPEPVGVSCEARLTAGGTDRLAVRIDAFAAEFGAVLDGVHARSPLAEVVVVGYGTYIRPGGCYPEQPLWGRDSDYLQAGVDRLNGVFASEAAAHDAEFVDIAPPSAGHDVCAPVPDRWFEGFLPTTAAAPLHPNERGMAGIGTYVADALADSAL
- a CDS encoding TetR/AcrR family transcriptional regulator, which produces MTAILDACSTLLNEQDYDDITTARIVELAGVPIGSFYQYFPDKRSVVHALALRGMEQYLAEVDVLFEGGTLSDDWREAMGQVVGVYMRMLVDVPGFGRIRFSDLLDGHRLDSSVDQYELMAERLAELFVDRFGAPGDGPVRLTFRMAAQTADSLFTLASQLSGDDRFHVLRKADQVISTMLAEVLDPS
- a CDS encoding HelD family protein, with protein sequence MSSPSDDSRLQEISAEQEYVSMLYGRLDDLREQSSKRLAGSLRQTGGTHQMRSERDTSVAMYSDQLAQYSAVENGLCFGRLDFHEGERFYIGRIGLFDEDKEYEPLLMDWRAPAARPFYLATAASPDGVRRRRHMRTKQRTVVAYDDEVLDINSTEPSRNEGLTGEATLLAAVNANRTGQMSDIVATIQAEQDRIIRTELNGVVVVQGGPGTGKTAVALHRAAYLLYTHRRQLAKRGVLVVGPNATFLRYIGQVLPSLGETGVLLSTVGELYPGLNAVGRESPEAAAIKGRITMAEVISHAIKDRQEAPGMIEVPFEQETLRLDRRAITEARGRARRTRRPHNEARRTFVREMISTMANQAVNKLGRHLLDADDIDEIRRELREDENVQRALARLWPALTPQQLLSELFSSAKRLAAAAPRMSKEERALLLREVDAEWTPADVPLLDEAAELLGEDDADAKAKAERQRRQATEYAQGVLDILDLEDDADPEILMAHDLMDAYRLAERHGGETYETAAERAAADRTWTFGHIIVDEAQELSAMAWRTLMRRCPSKSMTVVGDIAQTGDIAGATSWGQVLSPYVMDRWKLTELTVNYRTPSEIMAVAADVLASVDPELVPPTSVRDSGVEPWHVQVRDLSAELPALVAREAAEIGEGKLAVIVPSALLVELGEAITAAVPGAAVGNQSAALDARVMVLGVVDAKGLEFDAVVVVEPAGILEESPRGASDLYVALTRATQRLGVVHADGLPEVLSRLKGMSVLG